One genomic segment of Choristoneura fumiferana chromosome Z, NRCan_CFum_1, whole genome shotgun sequence includes these proteins:
- the LOC141433829 gene encoding uncharacterized protein translates to MGQTLNLDKFGQNSEIERHIRLGWGAFGKLSEVFKGTNIPINLKRRTFEQYVLPVMDYGAESWTHTKKMMHKLQVTQRAMERAMLGISLRDRIRNTEIRRRTKLTDITKSLLPENGKGQAIYAVGRVTEMWAGNRCIGLTILEWLGRTGCEGHKTERNGVHWKRPQHWVDNG, encoded by the exons ATGGGGCAGACCTTGAACCTTGACAAATTCGGACAAAATAGCGAGATTGAGCGCCACATCCGTCTAGGCTGGGGTGCTTTTGGCAAATTGTCTGAAGTGTTCAAGGGTACCAACATTCCCATTAACCTGAAGCGCCGCACATTTGAGCAATACGTACTTCCAGTCATGGACTACGGAGCCGAGTCATGGACACATACAAAAAAGATGATGCACAAGCTCCAAGTTACCCAAAGGGCTATGGAACGGGCGATGTTGGGTATTTCTCTCCGTGACCGAATTAGGAACACAGAGATCCGGAGAAGAACAAAGCTTACCGACATAACCAAGTCATTGCTACCAGAAAATGGAAAAGGGCAGGCCATATATGCCGTAGGCAGGGTCACAG AAATGTGGGCAGGCAACCGATGCATTGGACTGACGATCTTAGAGTGGCTGGGAAGAACTGGATGCGAAGGGCACAAGACCGAACGGAATGGCGTGCATTGGAAGAGACCTCAGCATTGGGTGGATAATGGTTAA